In Thalassoglobus sp. JC818, a single genomic region encodes these proteins:
- a CDS encoding RNA polymerase sigma factor RpoD/SigA produces MQKISRRRTSNVQNPLETYLREINETALLTANEEKELSYRISNGDMLARDRMVRANLRLVVNIARGYSGKGLPLQDLIEEGNLGLLRAVEGFDPDMNTRFSTYASYWIKQSIKRALINSAKTIRIPAYMVELLSKWRRASAKLQDQLGRTPTPEEVARELELPPKKLKIVKKAIQLYNSTPQSDDGDGNVSMGDLIPDERFLGPEDELIGDDNLKHVFQMLDDMDDRESTILKLRFGLEDGEPRTLKEIGEALGLTRERVRQIESEALRRLNKGLLGE; encoded by the coding sequence ATGCAAAAAATCTCTCGCCGTCGAACTTCCAATGTCCAAAACCCTCTGGAAACGTACCTTCGCGAGATCAACGAAACAGCACTGTTGACCGCTAACGAAGAGAAAGAGTTGAGCTACCGGATCTCGAATGGAGATATGCTCGCACGTGACCGAATGGTCCGCGCCAACCTTCGTCTCGTCGTCAACATTGCACGTGGGTATTCGGGCAAGGGCCTGCCTCTGCAAGATTTGATCGAAGAAGGAAACCTCGGGCTGTTGCGGGCCGTTGAAGGTTTCGATCCGGACATGAACACTCGCTTCAGCACTTACGCGAGTTACTGGATCAAACAATCGATCAAACGGGCTCTCATTAACTCGGCGAAAACGATTCGTATCCCTGCCTATATGGTTGAGTTGCTTTCCAAGTGGCGGAGAGCATCAGCGAAGCTCCAAGATCAGCTGGGACGAACTCCCACCCCGGAAGAAGTCGCACGAGAGCTGGAACTGCCTCCGAAGAAGCTGAAGATCGTCAAGAAGGCCATCCAGCTCTATAACTCAACTCCGCAAAGCGACGATGGAGACGGTAACGTTTCCATGGGCGATCTCATTCCGGACGAGCGATTTCTCGGTCCCGAGGACGAATTGATCGGGGACGACAATCTCAAGCATGTCTTTCAAATGCTGGATGACATGGATGACCGCGAGTCAACAATTCTCAAGCTTCGCTTCGGACTCGAAGATGGAGAACCGCGGACGCTCAAAGAAATCGGAGAAGCTCTCGGACTGACTCGTGAACGTGTTCGTCAAATCGAATCTGAAGCACTCCGACGATTGAACAAAGGTCTGCTCGGCGAGTGA
- a CDS encoding trypsin-like peptidase domain-containing protein — protein MRDCSAREFRRTILGCLIVFGVGVLFTPKICPAAGLTVSEAVLQAEQQRIETISRIAPAVVAIFDPSGQGGGSGVLIDETGFAITNFHVVQGLGGFMKCGLNDGKVYDAVLVGIDPTGDVAMIQLLGRDDFPHAKVGDSDKVKMGDWTLALGNPFLLADDFQPTVTYGMVSGVHRYQYPAGTFLEYTDCIQVDASINPGNSGGPLFNADGELIGINGRISVEKRGRVNVGAGYAISINQVMNFLDHLKSGRIVDHATLGATVTSLSDGAVVVSNILETSDAYLSGLRRDDELISFAGRPVRSVNQFKNILGIYPKGWQVPLSYQRDGKRTNIVVRLAGLHRRAELVPGGPVEPGPDEPDEKPPIPIPMPHGMEPKVPEIPDEYKELYEDRPGYANYYFNQVRTDELLNALEQQFGDSSRQRLNWMWAGNVNGETPVQFRFLTDVVAAKLGEEFAVQNLDEDPQPVPEATGGLLTALHHFKNLLQDPDDYFTEFYYVGSEPLDGTGERVDVLISTKGLVTSRWYFNRDDLRLVGFDTSIDEDHQPCEVRFGEMTEIAGKPVPETIHVRHARSDWGTIELETFEAIAPEAEGDQ, from the coding sequence GTGAGAGATTGCAGCGCTCGTGAATTCAGACGAACGATTCTCGGATGCCTGATCGTCTTCGGTGTGGGCGTCCTTTTCACTCCGAAGATCTGTCCAGCGGCGGGGCTGACTGTTTCCGAAGCAGTCCTGCAGGCGGAACAGCAACGGATCGAAACGATCAGCCGTATTGCTCCAGCTGTCGTTGCCATCTTCGATCCCAGTGGGCAGGGTGGAGGCTCTGGTGTTCTGATCGACGAAACAGGATTTGCGATCACCAATTTCCACGTTGTTCAGGGACTCGGCGGGTTCATGAAGTGTGGACTGAACGACGGGAAAGTCTACGACGCTGTGCTCGTGGGAATTGATCCGACCGGCGATGTCGCGATGATTCAGCTGTTGGGCCGCGACGACTTTCCTCATGCGAAAGTTGGCGACAGTGACAAAGTGAAGATGGGCGACTGGACACTCGCTCTCGGGAATCCATTTCTCTTGGCGGATGATTTTCAGCCGACTGTGACTTACGGGATGGTCAGCGGAGTTCATCGCTATCAATATCCCGCAGGGACTTTTCTGGAGTACACCGACTGCATTCAGGTCGATGCTTCTATCAACCCGGGAAATTCAGGAGGCCCGCTGTTCAACGCTGACGGAGAACTGATCGGGATCAACGGGCGGATTTCCGTTGAGAAGCGAGGCCGCGTGAACGTTGGGGCAGGGTATGCAATCTCGATCAATCAGGTCATGAACTTTCTGGATCATCTTAAGAGCGGCCGCATCGTTGACCACGCCACGCTGGGAGCCACAGTCACGAGCTTGTCCGATGGAGCAGTTGTCGTCTCCAACATTCTCGAGACATCTGACGCTTATCTCAGCGGCCTTCGCCGCGACGATGAGTTGATTTCCTTCGCCGGTCGACCAGTACGAAGTGTGAATCAGTTCAAAAACATTCTCGGAATCTATCCAAAGGGATGGCAAGTTCCGTTGTCGTATCAGCGAGACGGAAAGAGAACGAACATCGTCGTTCGATTGGCCGGGCTCCATCGACGTGCGGAACTCGTTCCGGGTGGGCCAGTTGAACCGGGTCCAGACGAGCCGGACGAAAAACCGCCGATCCCGATTCCAATGCCTCACGGGATGGAGCCTAAGGTTCCCGAAATCCCCGACGAATACAAAGAGCTGTACGAGGACAGACCGGGATACGCGAATTACTACTTCAATCAGGTTCGCACAGACGAATTACTCAACGCGCTCGAACAACAGTTCGGAGATTCGTCTCGGCAACGACTGAACTGGATGTGGGCTGGAAACGTCAATGGCGAGACACCTGTGCAATTCCGGTTCTTGACGGACGTTGTGGCAGCCAAATTGGGAGAGGAGTTCGCTGTCCAGAATCTCGACGAAGATCCTCAGCCGGTGCCGGAAGCAACGGGTGGCCTGCTGACAGCACTACATCATTTCAAGAACCTTCTCCAAGATCCCGACGACTATTTCACAGAATTCTACTATGTCGGAAGCGAACCGCTCGATGGAACCGGCGAACGAGTGGATGTGTTGATTTCGACCAAAGGTCTGGTGACGTCACGCTGGTATTTTAACAGAGATGATCTGCGTCTGGTGGGGTTCGATACATCCATCGATGAAGATCATCAGCCGTGCGAAGTTCGGTTCGGAGAGATGACTGAAATCGCCGGAAAACCCGTCCCCGAAACGATTCATGTTCGTCATGCTCGAAGCGATTGGGGAACAATCGAGTTAGAGACATTCGAAGCGATCGCGCCAGAAGCGGAGGGGGATCAATGA
- a CDS encoding OmpA family protein, with protein MSQDIRKLCLIFSLFSFVGCHGYAPAWQVRQAQLRTYEMYHARQHLATELAGAQQSLGHMAMEKQQLEQSLAAANQRIDNLAMERTRLQEQYKTLLTNLPEESPLSGAASRRLQELAQRYSEFEFDPATGISRFTGDLLFATGSDQIQSGGSNVLNEFAAIMNSSDTRDFNIVVVGHTDDQPVSKPSTRARHETNWELSAHRATAVVKTLAKNGLAEPRMSIAGYSMYQPTAPNSDESGRQQNRRVEIFIVAPDTSIASNGGSPMK; from the coding sequence ATGTCGCAAGACATTCGAAAACTGTGTCTCATCTTCAGTCTGTTCAGCTTTGTTGGCTGTCACGGATATGCCCCAGCATGGCAGGTGCGACAAGCCCAACTACGCACTTACGAGATGTATCACGCCCGCCAGCACCTGGCGACTGAGCTTGCCGGGGCGCAGCAGTCGCTCGGACACATGGCGATGGAAAAGCAGCAGCTTGAGCAAAGCCTCGCCGCTGCCAACCAGCGGATCGATAATCTCGCGATGGAGCGAACTCGTCTTCAGGAGCAGTACAAGACGCTGCTGACAAATCTGCCTGAAGAGAGTCCTCTCAGCGGAGCAGCCAGCCGTCGCCTTCAGGAACTTGCCCAACGGTACTCCGAGTTCGAATTCGATCCTGCCACAGGGATCAGTCGATTCACGGGAGACCTCCTGTTCGCCACCGGCAGCGATCAGATTCAATCGGGTGGATCGAATGTGCTCAACGAGTTTGCCGCGATCATGAACTCTTCGGATACCCGCGACTTCAACATCGTTGTTGTGGGGCACACTGACGATCAACCTGTCAGCAAGCCGTCCACTCGAGCACGACACGAAACGAACTGGGAACTCTCAGCACACCGGGCAACAGCGGTCGTGAAGACGCTTGCCAAAAATGGACTGGCTGAGCCAAGAATGTCGATTGCCGGATACAGCATGTACCAGCCAACAGCTCCGAACTCTGACGAGTCGGGTCGACAACAAAATCGCCGCGTCGAAATCTTTATCGTTGCTCCAGACACCTCCATTGCATCAAATGGCGGCTCACCGATGAAGTAA
- a CDS encoding bile acid:sodium symporter, with translation MKSYLKQRWFLVALTLSIPIGIGLGLGIPAAKLDGFSKNVAGGLSRVLVAVVLFLMSVTLDTRKLTAALRSPAPTIWASVVNYGFLPLCAIPLAWFQWTDDFAVGLLIAASVPSTMASASVWTRKANGNDAVSLLVTILTNGLCFLATPFWLAQTLGDTISLDVRDMIERLFVTAVIPIGVGQFIRGRQSIREAADRWKTPIGVVAQSLILVLIFWSSVQGGSRLQGSESSELGVGAVAVAWLSCIVLHCASLVVVFVGGRVARFDRPDVVATVFSGSQKTLAIGIYIAMDLLSQRNLPFAAFPILMFHVSQLFLDTLLIDPLGRWVNRGQQYSTSAD, from the coding sequence ATGAAGTCTTATTTAAAGCAACGCTGGTTTCTCGTCGCGCTCACGCTCTCAATTCCGATCGGAATTGGTTTGGGACTCGGAATTCCTGCTGCGAAGTTGGATGGATTTTCAAAGAATGTAGCTGGCGGACTCAGCCGAGTTCTGGTGGCGGTCGTGCTGTTTTTGATGTCTGTCACTCTCGACACTCGGAAGCTGACGGCTGCGCTCCGCTCGCCTGCTCCGACGATCTGGGCATCCGTCGTGAACTACGGATTTCTTCCGCTCTGCGCGATTCCGCTCGCGTGGTTTCAGTGGACGGATGATTTTGCGGTCGGTCTCCTCATTGCTGCGAGCGTTCCCAGCACGATGGCTTCCGCATCTGTCTGGACGCGAAAAGCGAACGGGAATGATGCTGTCTCCCTCTTGGTTACGATTTTGACCAATGGACTTTGTTTTCTCGCGACGCCGTTCTGGCTGGCTCAGACACTCGGGGACACAATCTCTCTCGACGTTCGAGATATGATCGAACGACTGTTCGTGACAGCTGTGATTCCGATCGGAGTGGGGCAGTTTATTCGCGGTCGACAATCGATTCGTGAGGCAGCTGACCGATGGAAGACTCCGATCGGCGTTGTCGCTCAGTCACTGATTCTGGTTCTCATCTTCTGGTCGTCAGTTCAGGGTGGTTCTCGTCTGCAGGGGAGTGAATCGTCTGAGCTCGGTGTCGGTGCTGTTGCTGTTGCCTGGTTGTCATGTATCGTATTGCACTGCGCCAGCCTTGTGGTCGTTTTTGTTGGAGGACGAGTCGCTCGATTCGATCGGCCAGATGTCGTCGCCACTGTCTTCTCAGGCAGTCAGAAAACTCTCGCGATCGGAATCTACATCGCGATGGATCTGCTCTCGCAGCGCAACCTCCCCTTCGCCGCTTTCCCGATTCTTATGTTCCACGTCTCTCAGCTGTTTCTGGATACTCTTCTGATCGATCCTCTCGGAAGATGGGTCAATCGTGGCCAGCAATATTCCACTTCAGCAGATTGA
- a CDS encoding PDZ domain-containing protein — translation MMSNSKRCSVSRSPKHLTPFGLMFLAVMLLVPASTSFGQGVAREEQLAIQQAMAYVNPSIVRIETVGGVDLVGDLLVGTGPTSGVVIHEDGYIITSRFNFVADPASVLVTTADGERYAAEVVATDFSKMLTLLKIDRTGLQPLQSVPVDEMRVGQRAIALGRTFDPEFPNVSVGIISALKRIRGKALQTDAKTSPVNYGGALINLKGECLGIIVPLSSQRDEETAGVELYDSGIGFAIPLADIERVIDRMIQGEDLHAGLLGIGFEAEGPVSGEAEIVRVRPRSPADSAGLVKGDVVTEIDGVPIRRVNDLKQVLGNRYAGETVSVTIRRADDSIQTMVTLTDQLVAYQFPSLGILPARSTDPSRSGVGVRFVFPESAAAKAGLQAGDIITGFQSETVESRSDVSSLLSKFEVGDTIELNVSRDSDSVDLSITLDEFPDGDNLPNIPPPVMAPGNRPEEIQVGRFNQKLPGSDRQFWVLVPQDYQPNQPQGLLLWTHPAGDTMEAEVVRSWRDLASERGLILVGVRAEDVSGFSQTDEEYAKDVVEWVTENYAIDPARVAVMGADDSGPFATQLAFKYRELFRGLLAIDAPLRFPPPDSNPEARLLIGFVVGPESRNSEQVMKSVEILREREFPTTLIENTEPEMFSFDVVDLMAQWLDALDRL, via the coding sequence ATGATGTCGAATTCGAAACGATGTTCCGTCAGCCGCAGCCCAAAGCATTTGACTCCATTTGGTCTCATGTTCCTGGCTGTGATGTTGCTCGTGCCAGCTTCCACCTCTTTCGGTCAGGGAGTTGCGAGAGAAGAGCAACTGGCGATTCAGCAGGCGATGGCCTATGTCAATCCGTCGATCGTGAGAATCGAAACTGTCGGCGGAGTGGACCTCGTTGGTGACCTGCTCGTGGGGACCGGCCCGACGAGTGGAGTCGTCATTCATGAAGATGGCTACATTATCACCAGTCGATTCAACTTCGTCGCCGATCCTGCGTCGGTGCTGGTGACGACTGCTGATGGAGAACGTTACGCGGCTGAAGTCGTCGCGACCGATTTCTCGAAGATGCTGACCTTGCTGAAAATTGATCGAACCGGTCTTCAACCGCTGCAGTCGGTTCCGGTCGACGAGATGCGTGTCGGTCAACGTGCGATTGCGTTGGGACGAACTTTCGACCCTGAGTTCCCGAATGTCTCTGTCGGAATTATCAGCGCTCTGAAGCGGATTCGAGGCAAAGCTCTGCAGACTGATGCCAAGACTTCTCCGGTCAACTACGGAGGGGCCTTGATCAATCTGAAGGGGGAATGCCTGGGAATTATCGTTCCACTGTCGAGTCAGCGCGATGAGGAAACCGCCGGTGTGGAACTCTACGACAGCGGGATCGGCTTTGCGATTCCTCTGGCCGATATTGAGCGCGTGATCGATCGCATGATTCAAGGCGAAGATCTGCACGCTGGACTGCTGGGAATCGGATTTGAAGCAGAGGGACCTGTCTCTGGCGAAGCTGAAATTGTTCGAGTTCGCCCTCGCTCGCCTGCTGACTCCGCTGGACTCGTCAAAGGCGATGTCGTCACAGAAATCGACGGTGTTCCGATTCGACGCGTGAACGATTTAAAGCAGGTCCTCGGAAACCGTTACGCCGGTGAGACCGTCAGTGTAACGATTCGCAGAGCTGATGATTCCATTCAGACTATGGTCACTCTCACCGATCAACTTGTCGCTTATCAGTTTCCCTCACTCGGAATCCTTCCTGCTCGATCGACCGATCCGTCTCGATCTGGCGTTGGTGTTCGATTCGTGTTTCCGGAGAGCGCCGCTGCGAAAGCGGGGCTGCAAGCTGGCGATATTATCACTGGTTTTCAGTCTGAGACTGTCGAGTCAAGAAGTGACGTTTCCTCGCTCTTGTCCAAGTTTGAAGTTGGCGACACCATCGAATTGAATGTCAGTCGTGATTCAGATTCCGTTGATCTATCGATCACGCTAGATGAGTTCCCCGATGGTGACAACCTTCCAAACATTCCTCCTCCGGTCATGGCACCCGGAAACCGACCCGAAGAGATTCAGGTGGGGCGATTTAATCAAAAACTTCCCGGATCTGATCGCCAGTTTTGGGTGCTTGTCCCTCAGGACTACCAACCGAATCAACCTCAGGGGCTGTTGTTATGGACGCATCCTGCTGGGGACACCATGGAAGCGGAAGTTGTGCGTTCCTGGCGAGATCTGGCGAGCGAGCGTGGACTGATTTTGGTGGGGGTGAGAGCCGAAGACGTCAGCGGCTTTTCTCAGACAGACGAAGAATACGCGAAAGATGTCGTGGAATGGGTCACGGAGAATTATGCGATCGATCCGGCTCGCGTGGCGGTGATGGGAGCAGACGACTCGGGTCCGTTTGCGACTCAACTCGCATTCAAGTATCGCGAACTCTTTCGGGGGCTTCTGGCCATTGATGCTCCTCTCCGGTTTCCTCCACCTGATAGCAATCCGGAGGCGCGACTTTTGATTGGTTTCGTTGTGGGCCCGGAATCTCGCAATAGCGAGCAGGTCATGAAATCGGTTGAGATTCTTCGCGAACGCGAGTTCCCCACCACTCTCATCGAGAACACCGAGCCGGAGATGTTCTCGTTCGATGTGGTTGACTTAATGGCCCAGTGGCTCGATGCACTGGACCGTCTATAA
- a CDS encoding (2Fe-2S)-binding protein, with amino-acid sequence MKLDDPICLCFHVSKRKILNFMRIAKPRRASQLSECGGAGTGCGWCVAYLKRNFKDFQAGVSEDDVDSTEYAVGRQKHLADRKKTPPTA; translated from the coding sequence GTGAAGCTTGATGATCCGATTTGTCTGTGTTTCCACGTCTCGAAACGCAAGATTCTGAATTTCATGAGAATCGCCAAGCCTCGCCGAGCCAGTCAGCTCAGCGAGTGCGGAGGTGCTGGGACGGGATGCGGCTGGTGTGTCGCTTACCTGAAACGCAACTTCAAGGATTTTCAGGCAGGCGTTTCCGAGGACGATGTTGATTCCACCGAGTACGCAGTTGGACGACAAAAGCATCTCGCGGATCGAAAGAAAACTCCTCCCACTGCGTGA
- a CDS encoding alpha/beta fold hydrolase yields the protein MPSTVAEKTDSKNRELSHTTSAVLLLPGVLVPTWVMRPFRKMFLESGYHAEIGDYQSFGKDLDSITRDVSVICERFQESLPDGVTFDLVGHSLGGVLSRTVCLTNKFERLRRVVMLAPPNRGSHVASRIGPWVRRLVPVIDDIADRADSSVNQWPLKMTVPTGVIGAEPDYVVKDESLHLEDESDFISLPGPHSSLIFRRAAFEQTVHFLECGCFHRES from the coding sequence ATGCCTTCAACGGTTGCTGAAAAGACGGACTCAAAAAACCGAGAGCTCTCACACACCACAAGTGCGGTGCTGCTTCTCCCCGGAGTTCTGGTTCCCACTTGGGTGATGCGTCCATTCAGGAAGATGTTTCTGGAATCGGGGTATCACGCTGAAATCGGCGACTACCAGTCTTTCGGGAAAGATCTCGATTCGATCACTCGTGATGTTTCGGTTATCTGTGAACGCTTTCAGGAATCACTTCCAGACGGTGTGACCTTCGATCTGGTCGGTCACAGCCTCGGAGGAGTCCTCAGCCGCACGGTTTGTTTGACGAACAAGTTCGAGCGTCTGCGCCGGGTCGTGATGCTGGCTCCTCCAAACCGCGGTTCTCATGTTGCATCCCGTATTGGCCCGTGGGTGCGTCGACTTGTTCCCGTCATCGACGACATCGCTGATCGCGCGGACAGCTCTGTGAATCAATGGCCGCTGAAAATGACCGTCCCCACCGGTGTGATTGGTGCAGAGCCGGATTACGTCGTCAAAGATGAGTCTCTCCATCTCGAAGACGAGAGCGATTTCATCTCGCTGCCGGGGCCCCATTCGTCCCTGATCTTTCGTCGGGCTGCTTTCGAGCAAACCGTGCACTTCCTGGAATGTGGTTGCTTCCACCGTGAATCTTGA
- a CDS encoding 30S ribosomal protein S1 produces the protein MVDRNLIREFQVDDAELDAALGGELGEWLIEEDEKMDRIYDKTSSPFDVNEIVHGKVLSVEGDEVLVDIGYKSEGMVPLYEWAEDEDKPNVGDTIEVLLEEIEDDFGLVLLSKRKADRQKDWDWVVSRYSEGDTIIGMVVRKIKGGLLVNIGETLSATGARGVNVFLPASQVDIRRPQDIGEFVGNEIECMILKVDDARKNIVVSRRRLIEEQRAEMKRKLLAEIEDGQIRKGVVKNIADFGAFVDLGGIDGLLHITDMSWGRINHPTEMVQIDDEIEVMILNVDREKEKIALGLKQKFPSPWENVETKYPVGSRVNGEVVNVMTYGAFVKLEDGIEGLVHISEMSWTKRLNHPNEMVSIGQEVEVVVLGINTDKQEISLGMKQTQPNPWDNVTEKYPEGKSVKGVVRNLTNYGAFIELEEGVDGLLHVSDMSWTRKISHASEMLKKGDEIECIVVSVDEERKRIALGLKQMSDDPWEARIPDQYQPGSIVKGTVTKITNFGVFVELEEELEGLLHVSEVTGGDEEKTVEDVVKVGDEIEVKILRVDTGDRKIGLSMKLDAEIEPEDGGASSASGEPGSKELKGGMGDSSGPLFSLKSAQEDDSAEQNSEDESSAPQE, from the coding sequence ATGGTCGATCGTAACCTCATTCGTGAATTTCAAGTAGATGATGCAGAGCTGGATGCAGCTCTCGGCGGTGAGCTCGGGGAGTGGCTCATCGAAGAAGACGAGAAGATGGACCGAATCTATGATAAGACTTCGAGTCCGTTCGACGTCAACGAGATCGTCCATGGTAAAGTTCTGAGCGTGGAAGGCGACGAGGTTCTCGTCGATATTGGATACAAGAGCGAGGGCATGGTTCCGCTCTATGAATGGGCGGAAGACGAAGACAAGCCGAACGTCGGCGACACCATTGAAGTTCTTCTCGAAGAGATCGAAGACGATTTCGGGCTCGTTCTTCTCTCAAAACGAAAAGCCGATCGCCAGAAAGACTGGGACTGGGTCGTTTCTCGCTACTCAGAAGGCGACACAATCATCGGGATGGTTGTCCGGAAGATCAAAGGTGGTCTGCTGGTCAACATCGGCGAAACACTCTCAGCCACCGGTGCTCGCGGTGTGAACGTGTTCCTGCCAGCCAGCCAGGTCGACATTCGCCGTCCTCAAGACATCGGCGAATTTGTCGGTAACGAAATTGAGTGCATGATCCTCAAAGTCGACGATGCTCGCAAAAACATCGTCGTCTCACGTCGTCGTCTGATCGAAGAGCAACGCGCCGAAATGAAGCGCAAGCTGCTCGCCGAAATCGAAGATGGTCAGATCCGCAAGGGTGTCGTCAAGAACATCGCCGACTTCGGTGCGTTCGTGGACCTCGGCGGAATCGACGGCCTGCTGCACATCACCGACATGAGCTGGGGTCGTATCAACCATCCAACCGAGATGGTTCAGATCGACGACGAAATCGAAGTCATGATCCTCAACGTGGATCGTGAAAAAGAAAAGATTGCTCTCGGCCTGAAGCAGAAGTTCCCAAGCCCATGGGAAAACGTCGAGACCAAGTACCCAGTCGGTTCTCGCGTCAACGGCGAAGTTGTCAACGTGATGACTTACGGTGCCTTCGTCAAACTCGAAGATGGAATCGAAGGACTTGTTCACATCAGTGAAATGTCCTGGACGAAGCGTCTCAACCATCCAAACGAAATGGTCAGCATCGGCCAGGAAGTCGAAGTGGTTGTGCTCGGCATCAACACCGACAAACAGGAAATCTCGCTGGGCATGAAGCAAACCCAGCCGAATCCTTGGGACAACGTCACCGAGAAGTACCCAGAAGGGAAATCGGTCAAGGGTGTGGTTCGCAACCTCACCAACTACGGTGCATTCATCGAGCTCGAAGAAGGGGTCGACGGCCTGTTGCACGTCAGCGACATGTCCTGGACTCGCAAGATTTCGCACGCCAGCGAAATGCTCAAGAAGGGCGACGAAATCGAGTGTATCGTTGTTTCGGTGGACGAAGAGCGGAAACGAATCGCTCTCGGCCTGAAGCAGATGAGCGACGATCCATGGGAAGCACGTATCCCAGATCAATACCAGCCTGGATCGATCGTCAAAGGAACCGTCACCAAGATCACGAACTTCGGCGTGTTCGTTGAACTCGAAGAAGAACTTGAAGGTCTGCTGCACGTTTCTGAAGTGACAGGCGGAGACGAAGAGAAGACTGTCGAAGACGTTGTCAAAGTTGGAGACGAAATCGAAGTCAAGATTCTGCGAGTCGATACCGGCGATCGAAAAATCGGCCTCAGCATGAAACTCGATGCTGAAATCGAACCCGAAGATGGCGGTGCTTCCTCCGCTTCAGGTGAGCCAGGATCGAAGGAGCTCAAAGGGGGAATGGGAGACTCTTCAGGACCTCTCTTCTCGCTCAAGTCTGCTCAGGAAGACGATTCAGCCGAGCAGAACTCAGAAGACGAATCTTCCGCACCACAGGAGTAA
- a CDS encoding trypsin-like peptidase domain-containing protein: MIVSRHSFLYSIVLMLMLLAVGPTSNAESFSNAIDQVQPKVVKLYGAGGLKNLANYGTGVLVSPDGHIATVWNHLLDSDVVTVVLHDGRRFFGKVIGTDSKVDLAIIKIEAEELPFFNISDTSEVGPGALILAFSNVFKVATGDEPVSVMQGVVSAKTKLAARRGRYQASYDGDVYLVDAVTNNPGAAGGVLTTADGKLLGMLGRELKGTSNTWLNYAIPFSVLEKSVNDIVAGRFSRTDELLAAADETESAGFQAIDFGFLLVPDVVARTPAYVDSVIEETEADKMGLQPDDLIVFANGELVHSIQTLQGVFQRLLPGDDLQLIVRRNNELVTFTFEVPRK, translated from the coding sequence ATGATTGTATCGCGACACTCATTCCTCTATTCGATTGTCTTGATGCTCATGCTCTTGGCAGTTGGACCGACGAGCAACGCGGAGTCGTTCTCGAACGCAATCGATCAGGTTCAGCCGAAAGTCGTCAAGCTTTACGGAGCGGGGGGACTCAAGAATCTGGCGAACTACGGCACGGGAGTTCTCGTCAGTCCCGATGGACACATTGCGACCGTCTGGAACCACTTGCTCGACTCGGATGTGGTGACGGTGGTTCTTCACGATGGACGACGGTTCTTCGGAAAGGTGATCGGAACGGATTCGAAAGTTGATCTCGCCATCATCAAGATCGAAGCTGAGGAACTTCCGTTCTTCAACATTTCGGACACTTCGGAAGTCGGTCCCGGTGCGCTGATTCTGGCATTCAGCAATGTGTTCAAGGTCGCCACCGGAGACGAACCGGTCTCCGTGATGCAGGGCGTCGTTTCTGCCAAGACAAAACTGGCTGCGCGACGCGGACGCTACCAAGCTTCTTACGATGGGGATGTCTATCTCGTTGATGCGGTCACAAATAATCCGGGGGCAGCAGGAGGCGTGCTGACGACCGCAGATGGAAAACTTCTGGGAATGCTCGGTCGTGAACTGAAGGGGACCAGCAACACCTGGCTCAACTACGCGATCCCATTTTCCGTGCTGGAGAAATCGGTCAACGACATCGTCGCTGGTCGTTTCAGTCGCACAGATGAACTTCTGGCAGCTGCGGACGAAACAGAATCCGCCGGCTTTCAGGCGATCGACTTTGGATTTCTTCTCGTTCCAGATGTTGTTGCTCGCACGCCCGCGTACGTCGATTCGGTCATTGAAGAGACAGAGGCAGACAAAATGGGGCTGCAACCTGATGATCTGATCGTCTTCGCGAATGGTGAGCTGGTGCATTCGATTCAGACATTGCAGGGAGTCTTTCAACGATTGTTGCCGGGCGACGATTTGCAGCTGATTGTTCGACGCAATAATGAACTTGTGACTTTCACCTTCGAAGTTCCTCGAAAGTAA